The sequence ACTTCTCGCCCGGCAGGCCGTCGTTCAGCGTGACCACGCGGCGGCGGTTCACGCCCCAGGGAATCTCGTGCTCCTGCTTGCACGCGGTGACGCAGCCGTTGCACTCGATGCAGCGCTCGGCGTCGCACAGGAATTTCATTCTGGCCATTCTGGTTTCCTCCTAGCCGATTACGCCTTCTGGACCTGACAGAGCGTGACCTTGGTTTCCTGCATCATCGTCACGATGTCGTAGCCGTAGGTCATCGCGGTGTTGACCGCTTCGCCGCGCACGATCGGCGCCGATCCCTCGGGGTAATACGGCAGCAGATCCTTGCCTTCCATCCACCCGGCGAAGTGGAACGGCATGAAGACCGTTCCGGGTCCGACGCGCTCGGTCACCTGCGTCTTGACTTTGAGCCGCGCCTTGCTCGGCGTCTCGAGCCACACGTACTCGTTGTTGCGCACGCCCCGGTCGTTGGCGTCCTTCGGGTTGATCTCGACGAAGGCTTCCTGCTGCAGCTCGGCGAGCCACGGGTTGGAGCGCGTCTCGTCGCCGCCGCCTTCGTACTCGACCAGCCTCCCGCTGGTGAGGATGAGCGGATACTGCTGCACGGCGTTCTTGTTCGCGTCCTGCACCGTCTTGAAGAGCACCGGCATGCGCCAGCGCACCTTCTGGTCGGCGTGGGTCGGATACTTCTCGATGAGGTCCGGACGCGGGCTGAACAGCGGCTCGCGGTGCAGCGGAACGCCGTCGGGGAAGTTCCACACCACCGCTCGGGCCTTGGCGTTGCCCCAGGGATGGCAGCCGTGATTCTTCATCACGACGCGCTGGATGCCGCCGGACAGATCGGTCTTCCAGTTCTTGCCTTCGGCGAGCTTCTGCTCTTCGGGCGTGAGCTCGTCCCACCAGCCGAGCTTTTTCATGAGCACGTGATCGAACTCGGGATAGCCGGTCGTGATGTCCGCGCCCTGCGAGTGCGAGCCGTCCTCGGCGAGCAGGTTCACGCCGTCGCGCTCGACGCCGAAGTTCGCGCGGAAGTTGCCGCCGCCGTCCATGATGTGCCGGCTGGTCTGATACAGGTTCGGCGAGCCCGGGTGCTTGAGCTCCGGCGTGCCGTAGCACGGCCACGGCAGGCCGTAGTAATCGCCGTCGAGCACGTAGCCGGTCTTGGCGTCCTTGCCGCCTTTGGCTTTCAGCGTCTTCACGTCGAAGACGTGCTGGTTGCGCATGTGCGCCTGCAGGCGTTCCGGCGATTGCCCCGTGTAGCCGATCGTCCACATGCCGCGGTTGACTTCGCGCAGCGTGTCTTCCATCGACGGCTCGTCCATGCCGCCCTTGCCCTTCTGCAGCTTGATGTTCCCGACGAACTGCTTGTCGAAGCCGAACTTCTGCGCGAGCTGATACATGATCATGTGATCGGTGCGCGCTTCGAACAACGGGTCGATCACCTTCTCGCGCCACTGCAGCGAGCGGTTGGACGCGGTCACCGAGCCTTCGCACTCGAGCTGGGTCGCCGCGGGCAGGAGATACATGTTCTCCTTGCGCACCAGCGCGCCCATTGCGGCAGTCGCCGACGGATACGGATCGATGACGACGAGAAGGTCGAGCTTCTTCATCGCCTCGAGCATCTCCTTGCCGCGGTTCTGCGAGTTGGGCGCGTGGCCCCAGTACACCACCGCGCGCACGTTCGGGTCCTGGTCGAGGACCTCGTTCTTCTCCAGCACCGCGTCGATCCAGCGCGAGACGGTGATGCCGGGCTTCTCCATCATCGTCTGGTTCTGGAACTGCGCTTTCAGCCACTCGTAATCGACGCCCCAGACCGCCGCGAAATGCTTCCACGAGCCCGTCGCGACGCCGTAGTAGCCGGGCAGCGAGTCGGGGTTCGGGCCGATGTCGGTCGCGCCCTGCACGTTGTCGTGGCCGCGATAGATGTTGCAGCCGCCGCCGGCCACGCCGATGTTGCCCAGCGCGAGCTGCACGATGCACGAAGCGCGCACGATCGCATTGCCGTTGGTGTGCTGCGTCTGGCCCATCGCCCACACGAGCGAGCTCGGCCTGTTCTTCGAGAATGTCTCGGCGATGTCGAGCATCCCGGCCGCCGGGATACCCGTGACGCGCTCGGTTTCCTCGGGCGTCCACTTCGCGGCTTCCACGCGCACCTTGTCCATGCCGTAGACGCGCGTGCGGATGTATTCCTTGTCTTCCCAGCCGTTCTTGAAAATGATGTGCAGCAGGCCCATCAGGAACGCGACGTCGGTTCCCGAACGGATGCGGTAGTACTTGTCGGCCTTGGCCGCGGTGCGCGTGAAGCGCGGATCGACGACGATCACCTTCGCGCCTGTCTCTTTCGCGTGCAGGGTGTGCAGCATCGAGACGGGGTGCGCTTCGGAAGCGTTCGACCCGAAGAACATGATGCACTTCGAGTTCTGCTCGTCGTTGTACGAGTTGGTCATCGCGCCGTAGCCCCAGGTGTTCGCGACGCCGGCGACCGTGGTCGAGTGACAGATGCGCGCCTGGTGGTCCATGTTGTTCGTGCCGAACATCGACACGAACTTGCGCAGAAGGTACGACTGCTCGTTGTTGTGCTTCGACGAGCCGATCCAGAAGGTGGCGTCGGGTCCGGACTCTTTCTTGATCGCTGCGAGCTTTTGCGAGACTTCGTTCAGCGCGACGTCCCACGAGATACGCTGCCACTTGCCGTCCACGAGCTTCATCGGATACTTCAGCCGATGCGAGTCGTGGGTCATGCCGTGCTCGCGGATCGAAGCGCCCTTCGCGCAGTGCGCGCCGAGGTTGATCGGCGAGTCGAACACCGGTTCCTGCCGCACCCAGACGCCGTTCTGCACGACCGCGTCGACCGAGCAGCCGACCGAGCAGTGCGTGCACACCGTGCGCTTGGTCTGGACCTGCGTGGCGGGCTGCTGATCGGCGGCCGGCGCTTCGGACACGATCGAGAACGGCAACTGGCTCGCCACCGCACCGGCGCCCAGCGTGATGCCCGAGCTCTTCAGGAAGCTGCGGCGATCGACCGTGCGACCCAGGAGGCTCGTGACCGGACGTACAAGGCGGCTCCTCGCCGCGGAAACTCCCGTCGACTTGCGCGTGAGCATGGAACCTCCTAGATACGGGCGGTGCGGTAGTAGTTCTGGACGTGCTCGGTGACCTGGTAGCCCTTGTCCTTGGGCTGGTCGGCGGCGCCGGCGCTCGATTGTTCGACGGGTTGTTTACCGATGACGGCCGCGGCGGTTGCTGCGGTGCCCGCCGTAGCCGCGAGCAGGAAGTTGCGGCGCGAGAGCTTTGTTCGAGTGGGCTTCATGACTCCTCCTCTGTTTGCTCCAACATAGTGCGCAATCTACCCTTGACCTATGTCGGAAGCAACATATTCCTATGTCCTGAGGAATACACAGGTTGCGCTCGGCTTTTATTCCTGCGCGCGAAGTTGGCGCGTCACTGCGCCGCGTGGAGGTCGAACGCTTCTTTTTCTATCGTGAGGAAGGTGCGGGCGACCCCTGCGACGGCTTTGTAGAACGCGGTCTGGGCGCGCGCTTCTATTGCATCGCAGAAAGTCCCCACTCCCGTGTAGACGAAATCGTTGAAGAACGCGTGCTGCTCCTCGAGCGGACGCTCGCGCTCGATCAGCCAGCGCATCACGTCGCAGACCGCGGAGACGTGGTCTTCGATCTCGAATACCGCGTCGCGCCGGGCAAGGCCCCACGCGATGAGGTGCTCGCGCAGCGCGACGAGATAACGGTCGGGCGCGTGCGGATCGGCGTAGCCCGACGTATACGGCGTCACCAGCGCCTTGCCCGCGCCGGTGAAGAGGTCGTCGTATTCCTGGCGCAGCGCATCCGGCTCGGCGCTCGCGCACGCGTCCTTGAGGGTCTTCATCGCCTTGCTGTAGGGCGTCTCGTCGGCCTCGATTTCCCACGTGACGAGCTCCAGCGATTCGCCGTCGGCCAGCTCGAGCTTCGGGCTCCCGCCGATCACCGCGAGGAGCTCGGCATCGACCGGCGCGTAGAACAGCCGGGACACGAGCGCATAACAGTCGGCGCGCGCCTTGTCTTCCTCGCTGAGCGGCCTGTCCATCTCTTCCACGATCATTCCTTCGCACCCGCTGAGGGATATTCGAAAATGCTGGCCGAGCCCTGCGTCGCCATCATGTCCAGCACGCGGCAATCCGCGCACATCTGAAGCCGCCGCAGCGCCTCGGGCGTGGCGAACATCGCGTGGCCGGTGAGCCGCGCGAGCATACCGTCGATCATCCGCCGCGTGCCGAACGGTTTGCCGCAGCGCACGCAGTCGAACGGCTCGGCCTCGTTCAGCACGCGCGCGTTCTTCGCCTCGGCGCCGAGCAGAAGGCGCGGCACGAGGGTAATCGCATCCTCGGGGCAGGTCTTGGCGCAGAGGCCGCACTGCACGCAGTTGCGCTCGACGAACCTCAGCTGCGGCGTCTCCTTCGAATCGACCAAGGCGTTGGCGGGACACGCGCCCACGCACGCCATGCACAGCGTGCACGACTGCCGATTCACTTCGAGAGCGCCGAACGGCGCCCCGGCTTTGAGCTCGATCGCCGCCGGGGCCGCGGGCGCATGGCGCGCGAGGTGGTCGATCACCGCGTCGAGCGTGCGCCGCTTCTCGTTCGTCAGGTTGAAGGTGGCGGGCTCGAAAGCGCTCGCGCGCGGCCGCGACCACACGTCGGCGTCGAGCGCCTTGACGTCTTCGGCGGTGACGAGGCGCGCGCGCTCGCCCGCGTAGCCGAGAGCGCCGACGACGGTGTTGCACAGCGCGATCTCGCGCTGCAGCGCTGCGGGATATTCCGGCGCTTCGCTGCCGGCGAAAAGCACTGCGACCTCACCGGCCCCCAGCGCGAGCGCGCCCAGCAGGATATCCGGTCCGATCGAAACGGCGTGATGCACTTCCAGCGGGATGACGTGCGCCGGCAATCCGCGGCCCCGCGCGCCGAGCCGGTGGACCAGCGTCCGGCCGTCGGTCGCGTTATGAAAGAGCAGCGTCGCATCCCGACCGCCCGCAGCGCGGTACACGCGCAGCACCGTGCGCAGGCGCTCGCCGATGTCGGCGGCTTTCGGATACGCGTAAGTCATCGCGCCGGTCGGACACACGCTCGCGCACGCGCCGCAGCCCATGCACAGATGCGTATCGACGACCACCCGGTTGTTCGCGGTGTCCGCGGTGATCGCCGCGGTCGAGCACACGTCGACGCACTTCGTGCAGCCGACGATCTCCGAGCGGCTGTGCGCGCAGATCTTCTCGTTGTACGCGAAGTACTTCGGCTTCTCGAACTCACCGACGAGCTTGGCGAGCGCGGCCGCGGCGAGCGACTGCTCCAGCGGATCGGCGCCGGGCGCGAGATAGCCCTGCGGCGGCTGGCTCATCTTCATCAGCGGCTCGCGCGAAAGATCCAGCACGAGGTCGAAGCGGTCCTCGCGCTCGGTCGCCGCGCGGTCGAAATCGATCGCGCCGGCGATGCCGCAGGCGGCGACGCACTTGCGGTGGCTCTTGCACCGATCGAGATCGACTTGCAGCGTCGCGTCGATCGCCCCCTCCGGGCAGACCCGGGCGCAGGCGCCGCAGCGCGTGCACACGTCGAGATCGATGGGGTTTGCCTGCCGCCACGTGACGTCGAACGCGCCGAGGTGGCCGGTGAGCGTAACAAAGCTGCCCGAATAGACCGGATAGCGGCGCTCCAGCGGAAGCTCGGCGTCGGCGGCGCTTTCGGTCAGCAGCACCGTGACCGCAAGCTCGGACGCGAGGCGCTCGGCCCAGTCGAGCGCGGCCGCCGCCGGACCGATGATGAGAAGCTGACCCGCGGACGTGTACTGCACCACCGGCACCGGCTCGGGCGCCGGGAGGTCGGCAAGCGCGAGCAGCGCGGCGATCTTCGCCGCGGCCTCACCGCCTTCGGCCGACCAGCCCGCGTTCTCGCGGATGTTGACGAAGCGGATGTCGCCCTTCGCCTGCAGCTCGTGATGCAGCTCGCTGAAGAGCGGCGCCTCCTGAGTGCACGCGACGAGCGTATCGTCGCCGGTCTTCACCGCGGTCTCGAAGCGTCCGACCTGCCGGCGGCACAGCTCGCTCGCGACCTGCGGCACGACTTTGACGTCGAGCGCGGAAGCGACCGCCTTGGCATCGATGGAGAACGTGCGGTTGCAGTTGCAGAGGAGGAGATTGCAGCGGGGCTGGCTCATGGCTGGCGGATTCTAGGCTGATCGGCGGCGCTCGCTGCCGCTATGGACCGAAGCGCGGGCCGACCCGGCTCGCGCGCGGCTTCTCAATCGGGTTTGGCAACGGCTTGCGGCGCCGGGTCGGGAACGGCCGCCACGGTGTCGCTCGGCGCGGCGGTGATGGCGGCGGGCGCATCCGGCGCGCAGGCCTCGGGTTCGGCGACGGCTTCGCTACGCTCTTCTTCGCGCTCGTCATCGTGCCCTTCCGCCCAGCGCAGGATGCGCTGCGCCTGCTTCAATCCGGCAAGCATCGCAGGCGGTATCGGCTCGCTGACCGAGTAATCGTCGATGTAGACGTCGAGACCGTCCATCACGTTGAAGTGCGGATCGCTGAAGAGCTTGCGCAGCGCGCTGCGGCGCAGGTCTTCGTCGACTTTGGGGTGGAAAAACCCGCGGAAATCGGAGTCGATCGTCAGCGATTCGACCGGCGGCAGCTCCGGCGGCACTTCTTCCGCAGTGACGGCGGAGGCAGGCGCCGCTACGTCCGACGGCGGCTCGGGCTCGGCCGTGCGCGCCTCGGTCTTCATCCGCGACCACCGGCCCAGGAACCCCTCGCCCTCCCGCCGTTCACTCATCACTCAACGCTCAACATTCAAGACTTCACACCTGCCCCATCCTGCCGCGGTCCTTGCTGCTTGCATAGCGCTTTTTCTTCGGCGGCTCGGGCTCGTAATGTTTTTCGACGAACGCCGCGATCCACGGCAGCAGCTCCGGCGGGATGGCCACGCCGTCGACCTGCTCGCCGCTGTCGGCCCAGCGCGCGCCTTCGCCGTAGCTGACGGTGATGCGCTGGGGCTGTGCGACCTCCTCGATCCAGCGCCAGAGCACGAAAACCTTGGGCTCGGGCGAGGTGAGATTGAGGTAGTAACCTTCGGCCTCGTCGCGCATGAGCACGAGTCGATAGCCGGGATACAGCGTCTGGGTGCAGCGATCGTTCTGCACGATGACGCGCGTCGTACTCTGCGCCGGGTCGGGATCGCGCAGCACGCCGATGACCTCCCAGCGCTCGCTCGCCCAGCGGTTCTCGAGCGCGGTGCGCTCCATGATGACCGCGAGCGGAGGCGATCGGTGGTCGTCGGCTTCGTTCTCCATGATTGTGGATTGTGCGCCAGCGACGCGGCACATTCAACCGAAAACGCGGTCCAAATCACTGATTTCTAAGTGGTCATTCCTTGCGCAGGCTGCTGCGCGGCTGCGATAATCGGGCCTTCATGACTTCTTCCACACTCGCGGCGCCGACGGGCGTCCTGCGCGACGCGCTGGGGCGGCCGCTGCGCGACCTGCGCATCTCGGTCACCGACCGCTGCAACTTCCGCTGCGTCTACTGCATGCCGAAGGAGGTGTTCGGCAAGGACTACGCGTTCCTCGAGCGCAAGGCCCTGCTCTCGTTCGAAGAGATCACGCGCCTGGCGCGCATCTTCCAGCGCCTCGGCATCGAGAAGATCCGCCTGACCGGCGGCGAGCCGCTCGTGCGCCGCAATCTCGAGCAGCTCATCGGCATGCTCGCTGAGCTCGGCCTCGACCTCACGCTGACCACCAACGGCTCGACGCTCGCGAAGAAAGCGCCGGCGTTGAAAGCCGCCGGTCTGCAGCGCGTGACCGTGAGCCTCGATGCGCTCGACGATGCGATATTCAAACGCATGAACGACGTCGACTTTCCGGTCGCGCGCGTGATCGAAGGCATCGACGCGGCGGCGGCCGCAGGGCTTGCGCCGGTCAAGGTCAACATGGTGGTGAAGCGCGGCATGAACGAGCACGAGATCCTGCCGATGGCGCGCTTCTTCAGGGAGCGCGGCCACATCCTGCGCTTCATCGAATACATGGACGTCGGCGCGACCAACGGCTGGCGGCTCGACGACGTCGTCACCGCGCGCGAGATCGTCTCGACGATAGCCGCCGAGATGCCGCTCGAGCCCGCCGACGCCAACTACACCGGCGAAGTCGCCGAGCGCTGGCGTTACAAGGACGGCTCGGGCGAGATCGGCGTCATCGCTTCGGTCACCCAGGCTTTCTGCCGCGACTGCACGCGCGCGCGCATCTCGACCGAGGGCAAGCTCTACACGTGCCTTTTCGCGACCGAAGGCACCGATCTGCGCACGCTGTTGCGCGAAGGCGCCGGCGACGAAGACATCGAGCAGAAGATACGTGCGGTATGGACCCGACGCGCCGACCGTTATTCCGAGATCCGCACGTCGCAGACGGTGCCGCTCAAGAAAATCGAAATGTCGTATATCGGAGGCTGAGGGGAAAAAGGAGACAGGAGAGAGAAGAAAAGCTTCGCATGACTCCTCTCCTATCTCCTATCTCCTCTCTCTTCTCTCCTCTCTCCTCTCTCCAAGCAGATGAAACCCAAGCTTTCCCACGCCTCCCGCCCCCTCACTTTCGAAGTCGACGCCCTCAACGAACGCGGCGAATTGCTGCCGACCTCGATCGCCGGCGAGCATCCCCTGACACTGTACGTCGACAAGCGCGAGATCGTGACCCTGATGACGCTCGGCCAGGCGCCCGAAGCGCTCGCGCTCGGTTATCTGCGCAACCAGCGGCTCGCGCGCTCGATCGATGAGATCGCCGAAGTGCAGGTCGACTGGGAGACCGACGCGGTCGCGGTCACCACGCGCGCGGGGCTCGGCGATCTCGACGCGAAGATGGGCAAGCGCACGGTCACGACCGGCTGCGGCCAGGGCACGGTGTTCGGCAGCCTCATGGATGAGGTCGACACGATCCGGCTGCGCAGCGACGTCACGCTCGAAGAGGAGACGCTGTACGAGCTCCTCGATGCGGTGCGCCGGCACGAGACGATCTACAAGAGCGCGGGCGCGGTGCACGGCTGCGCGCTGGCGTCAGGCGGAGACATCCTGTACTTCGTCGAGGACGTCGGCCGCCACAACGCGGTCGATGCCATCGCCGGCCAGTTGTGGCTGGACGGCGTCGACGGCTCGGACAAGATCTTCTACACCACCGGGCGGCTCACCTCCGAGATGGTCATCAAGACCGCGCAGATGGGCATACCGTTCCTGGTGTCGCGCTCGGGGCTCACGCAGATGGGTCACGCGATCGCAAAGCGCGTGGGCATCACGATGATCGGACGCGCGGTGAACAAGCACTACCTGCTGTTCACCGGCCGCGAGCGGTTCGTGAAGACCGTGACGCCGACGATGCTCGCCTAGCCGCGCGACAGCGATCTCGGCGCGAAGCCGAAGGCGAGGCACAGCAGGGCGAGCGCGAAGCCGCTCCACATCACCCGCCTGCCGAGCGACACCGAAGGTGCGAGCGCGATAGCGGCGGGCAGCCGCACGACGACCGACCAGCCCAGCCCCGGATAGCTCTGAAAGCCGCGGGTGCGGCTGTAACCCGCCACGAAGCGTCCCGCATCCGGCCAGCGCTCCACCGTCGCGACGCTGCCGTCGCCATCGCCGCCGCGCACGCGCAACAGGCCGCCGACCGTCCCTTTCGGACCAAGAACGACCGTGCCGTCGCCGGCGGCGATGAAAACCTGCACGCCCTCGAGGCCCGCGGCGTGCCTCGCGAGCACCGCGCGGTGTACACCGTCGGCCCACGACCAGAGCAGGTGCGCGCCGAGTATGCCGGCGATATTGCCCGCTGGATCGTGATACGGAAAAGCGATGTCGACGAAGCGCAGCGGCTCGCCGTCCGGGTTCGGAAGCCTGGAGGCGAGCAGCACGGCCTCGTGAACGTCGCCCACGTAGCGCTCCTGCAGCGCGTTGGCGAACCACGGCCGCTGCGAGACATCCGCGCCCACGAGCAGTCCCTGTGCCGCCGCGATCACCTTCCCCTGCCGGTCGGTGGCGCCTATCCACGCGTAGGCCGGGTGCGTGCGCTGCATCTGGTCGAGCAGGCGCTGCTTCTCCTCGACCGGTATCGCCGGATCGCCAAGGGTGGGTTTGGTCGAGAGGAGCTGGAATTCGCGATACAACGCGAACATCCCGCGATCGAGCTTCACCGCGACCTGTTGCGCGAGCGTGGTCAGGGTGATCGAGCTGCGCTCGCGTGCCCGGTCGGCCGACACGGACTCGGCGACTCGCGACGCGACGAGCGTGACCGCCACGACGGTGAGAGCGATCCATACACCGGCGCGACTCTGCCGGCGGCGGGGCAGTAAAGTTCGAAAAGGCATCGTTGGCTGGGGAATCGCGCCACGCGCGCCGAGGACCGGCTTCCCGCGCTGCAAGGCGCAGGTCGAGCGATGGGTCGGGCGTTAAAATGGGTTCCTTGTTGCGTCGGTGCGGTTTGACGAAATGCGAAATTAGACCGCAGCCGGCCCCGCCGCGATCCATTAAGAAACACCGCTTCATCCGCCATAGCGCCTTTCGCAGCCATGCCCACCTCCCCGAACAACCGCAACCTGTCGAGATTCCCCCACGCGCGTGGCGTGACCGGCGTCGTCCTCGCCGGAGGCCTGGGCCGGCGCATGGGCGGCGTCGACAAAGGCCTGCAGCCGCTGCGCGGCAGGCCGATGGTCCAATGGGTGGTCGAGCGCTTCGCGCCGCAGGTCGAGGAGCTCCTCGTCAACGCGAACCAGAACGCAGAAACCTACGGGCGTTTCGGCGCGCGCGTGGTGCCGGACGAGATCGGCGGTTTCGCGGGGCCCCTCGCGGGGCTGCACCGCGGCCTGACCGAGGCGCGCTTCGATCTCGTCGCGACGGTACCTTGCGACTCGCCGTTCCTGCCCGAAGACCTGGTATCGCGGCTGCGATCGGCGCTCGAAGCACAAGGCGCCGAGCTCGCGGTGGCGAAGACCGGCGACCAGCCGCACCCGGTCTTCTGCCTGTGCCGCAAGAGCGTGCTCGCCGGCCTCACCGCCTTCCTCGCCTCCGGCGGCCGCAAGATCGACGCGTGGTACTCGGCGCTGAAGGTGACTGAGGTCACGTTCGATGATGAGGCCGAGGCGTTCAGCAATATCAATACGCGGGAGGAGTTGAACGGGTTCGAGGGGAAGTGACGGATGATGCGGTGACGGATAAGGCGGTGACGGGTGATGCGGTGACGAAATCTCCCGGGGTGAGGCGCGTCACCGTTCTATCCGTCACTGTTTCATCCGTCACCTTTTCTCGTCACGCTTTCGCACCAGCCTCACCACCGTCAGCTCCGGCGTCGTCCCGAACCTCACGGGCGGTCCCCACGTCCCGGTGCCCGCGCTTACGTAGACCCACATGCGGCCCTCGCGCGAGAGGCCGGCGACGTGCGGCGCGTGGACGAGGCGCACGGCGAGCGTCCACGGAAAGAACTGTCCGCCGTGGGTGTGGCCGGAGAGCTGCAGATCGAAGCCGGCGTGCGCGCCGAGCTTTGCGAGCTTGGGATTGTGCGCGAGCAGCACGCGAAAGTCGGCGCCGTCGGCACCGCGCGCCGCGAGCTGCGCATCGGGCGATAACGCGGGATTGGACAGGCGTATCGCCGGATCGACGACGCCGCCGATCCATACCGTCGCCCGCCCTTTCGTCAACGCCTCGCCCGCGTTCAGCAGCACGCGCATGCCCATCGCGCGAAATCGCCCGCACCACTGCGCGGCGCCCGAATAGCAGTCGTGGTTGCCGAGGATGAAAAACGCCGGCGCTTCGAGCTCCGCGAGCTTTGCCACATGCGGCTCGAGCGCTTCGACGCTG comes from Burkholderiales bacterium and encodes:
- a CDS encoding DUF3305 domain-containing protein — translated: MENEADDHRSPPLAVIMERTALENRWASERWEVIGVLRDPDPAQSTTRVIVQNDRCTQTLYPGYRLVLMRDEAEGYYLNLTSPEPKVFVLWRWIEEVAQPQRITVSYGEGARWADSGEQVDGVAIPPELLPWIAAFVEKHYEPEPPKKKRYASSKDRGRMGQV
- a CDS encoding cache domain-containing protein → MAVTLVASRVAESVSADRARERSSITLTTLAQQVAVKLDRGMFALYREFQLLSTKPTLGDPAIPVEEKQRLLDQMQRTHPAYAWIGATDRQGKVIAAAQGLLVGADVSQRPWFANALQERYVGDVHEAVLLASRLPNPDGEPLRFVDIAFPYHDPAGNIAGILGAHLLWSWADGVHRAVLARHAAGLEGVQVFIAAGDGTVVLGPKGTVGGLLRVRGGDGDGSVATVERWPDAGRFVAGYSRTRGFQSYPGLGWSVVVRLPAAIALAPSVSLGRRVMWSGFALALLCLAFGFAPRSLSRG
- a CDS encoding formate dehydrogenase accessory sulfurtransferase FdhD, which produces MKPKLSHASRPLTFEVDALNERGELLPTSIAGEHPLTLYVDKREIVTLMTLGQAPEALALGYLRNQRLARSIDEIAEVQVDWETDAVAVTTRAGLGDLDAKMGKRTVTTGCGQGTVFGSLMDEVDTIRLRSDVTLEEETLYELLDAVRRHETIYKSAGAVHGCALASGGDILYFVEDVGRHNAVDAIAGQLWLDGVDGSDKIFYTTGRLTSEMVIKTAQMGIPFLVSRSGLTQMGHAIAKRVGITMIGRAVNKHYLLFTGRERFVKTVTPTMLA
- the mobA gene encoding molybdenum cofactor guanylyltransferase MobA, which produces MPTSPNNRNLSRFPHARGVTGVVLAGGLGRRMGGVDKGLQPLRGRPMVQWVVERFAPQVEELLVNANQNAETYGRFGARVVPDEIGGFAGPLAGLHRGLTEARFDLVATVPCDSPFLPEDLVSRLRSALEAQGAELAVAKTGDQPHPVFCLCRKSVLAGLTAFLASGGRKIDAWYSALKVTEVTFDDEAEAFSNINTREELNGFEGK
- a CDS encoding formate dehydrogenase, with the protein product MARMKFLCDAERCIECNGCVTACKQEHEIPWGVNRRRVVTLNDGLPGEK
- a CDS encoding molecular chaperone TorD family protein, coding for MDRPLSEEDKARADCYALVSRLFYAPVDAELLAVIGGSPKLELADGESLELVTWEIEADETPYSKAMKTLKDACASAEPDALRQEYDDLFTGAGKALVTPYTSGYADPHAPDRYLVALREHLIAWGLARRDAVFEIEDHVSAVCDVMRWLIERERPLEEQHAFFNDFVYTGVGTFCDAIEARAQTAFYKAVAGVARTFLTIEKEAFDLHAAQ
- a CDS encoding DUF3306 domain-containing protein — translated: MSERREGEGFLGRWSRMKTEARTAEPEPPSDVAAPASAVTAEEVPPELPPVESLTIDSDFRGFFHPKVDEDLRRSALRKLFSDPHFNVMDGLDVYIDDYSVSEPIPPAMLAGLKQAQRILRWAEGHDDEREEERSEAVAEPEACAPDAPAAITAAPSDTVAAVPDPAPQAVAKPD
- a CDS encoding formate dehydrogenase subunit alpha, translated to MLTRKSTGVSAARSRLVRPVTSLLGRTVDRRSFLKSSGITLGAGAVASQLPFSIVSEAPAADQQPATQVQTKRTVCTHCSVGCSVDAVVQNGVWVRQEPVFDSPINLGAHCAKGASIREHGMTHDSHRLKYPMKLVDGKWQRISWDVALNEVSQKLAAIKKESGPDATFWIGSSKHNNEQSYLLRKFVSMFGTNNMDHQARICHSTTVAGVANTWGYGAMTNSYNDEQNSKCIMFFGSNASEAHPVSMLHTLHAKETGAKVIVVDPRFTRTAAKADKYYRIRSGTDVAFLMGLLHIIFKNGWEDKEYIRTRVYGMDKVRVEAAKWTPEETERVTGIPAAGMLDIAETFSKNRPSSLVWAMGQTQHTNGNAIVRASCIVQLALGNIGVAGGGCNIYRGHDNVQGATDIGPNPDSLPGYYGVATGSWKHFAAVWGVDYEWLKAQFQNQTMMEKPGITVSRWIDAVLEKNEVLDQDPNVRAVVYWGHAPNSQNRGKEMLEAMKKLDLLVVIDPYPSATAAMGALVRKENMYLLPAATQLECEGSVTASNRSLQWREKVIDPLFEARTDHMIMYQLAQKFGFDKQFVGNIKLQKGKGGMDEPSMEDTLREVNRGMWTIGYTGQSPERLQAHMRNQHVFDVKTLKAKGGKDAKTGYVLDGDYYGLPWPCYGTPELKHPGSPNLYQTSRHIMDGGGNFRANFGVERDGVNLLAEDGSHSQGADITTGYPEFDHVLMKKLGWWDELTPEEQKLAEGKNWKTDLSGGIQRVVMKNHGCHPWGNAKARAVVWNFPDGVPLHREPLFSPRPDLIEKYPTHADQKVRWRMPVLFKTVQDANKNAVQQYPLILTSGRLVEYEGGGDETRSNPWLAELQQEAFVEINPKDANDRGVRNNEYVWLETPSKARLKVKTQVTERVGPGTVFMPFHFAGWMEGKDLLPYYPEGSAPIVRGEAVNTAMTYGYDIVTMMQETKVTLCQVQKA
- the moaA gene encoding GTP 3',8-cyclase MoaA, with translation MTSSTLAAPTGVLRDALGRPLRDLRISVTDRCNFRCVYCMPKEVFGKDYAFLERKALLSFEEITRLARIFQRLGIEKIRLTGGEPLVRRNLEQLIGMLAELGLDLTLTTNGSTLAKKAPALKAAGLQRVTVSLDALDDAIFKRMNDVDFPVARVIEGIDAAAAAGLAPVKVNMVVKRGMNEHEILPMARFFRERGHILRFIEYMDVGATNGWRLDDVVTAREIVSTIAAEMPLEPADANYTGEVAERWRYKDGSGEIGVIASVTQAFCRDCTRARISTEGKLYTCLFATEGTDLRTLLREGAGDEDIEQKIRAVWTRRADRYSEIRTSQTVPLKKIEMSYIGG
- a CDS encoding formate dehydrogenase, with translation MKPTRTKLSRRNFLLAATAGTAATAAAVIGKQPVEQSSAGAADQPKDKGYQVTEHVQNYYRTARI
- a CDS encoding 4Fe-4S binding protein — encoded protein: MSQPRCNLLLCNCNRTFSIDAKAVASALDVKVVPQVASELCRRQVGRFETAVKTGDDTLVACTQEAPLFSELHHELQAKGDIRFVNIRENAGWSAEGGEAAAKIAALLALADLPAPEPVPVVQYTSAGQLLIIGPAAAALDWAERLASELAVTVLLTESAADAELPLERRYPVYSGSFVTLTGHLGAFDVTWRQANPIDLDVCTRCGACARVCPEGAIDATLQVDLDRCKSHRKCVAACGIAGAIDFDRAATEREDRFDLVLDLSREPLMKMSQPPQGYLAPGADPLEQSLAAAALAKLVGEFEKPKYFAYNEKICAHSRSEIVGCTKCVDVCSTAAITADTANNRVVVDTHLCMGCGACASVCPTGAMTYAYPKAADIGERLRTVLRVYRAAGGRDATLLFHNATDGRTLVHRLGARGRGLPAHVIPLEVHHAVSIGPDILLGALALGAGEVAVLFAGSEAPEYPAALQREIALCNTVVGALGYAGERARLVTAEDVKALDADVWSRPRASAFEPATFNLTNEKRRTLDAVIDHLARHAPAAPAAIELKAGAPFGALEVNRQSCTLCMACVGACPANALVDSKETPQLRFVERNCVQCGLCAKTCPEDAITLVPRLLLGAEAKNARVLNEAEPFDCVRCGKPFGTRRMIDGMLARLTGHAMFATPEALRRLQMCADCRVLDMMATQGSASIFEYPSAGAKE